Proteins found in one Paenibacillus borealis genomic segment:
- a CDS encoding response regulator transcription factor, whose protein sequence is METTCKVLIVDDEMLVRQGIIHLLDWRSEGFEIVGEAANGKEALEMVDLFQPHIILTDVVMPVMGGEELTRIVKGIYPETEIVVLSSFGEFEYVRSTFKSGVADYMLKPKLDKVSLLAVLRKTAQRIPALKYMEWTSEKKQSVDYFLDKLIAGYQNDYHPAEIDSMFIYPCFALLIIAVQDSSSAIKRYEEWVESGLQTDIALLGKPFILRRISHQDHYIRFLLNLESTNRPEAIQVAEHLAEAGIRGNMPLCVALSRNFSGIDEIHEVYSNEILRILDHRFFLPNRNLLVVNEYTEDKSNGSLFDHEAFNAELNRQDFHLALQRLNSYVQSMPGRMDIDMFEFKSFVCHSLFNIIGTLMHLHYEADALDKGKYEYFRFIHEAEHIEEVIPLVEKFLKSAVDCVENKSNPLGIQKILLFIDEHFSNPLTLTDVAKHFHFNPSYLSNYFALHNKEGFIEYLNRVRIEKACVLLREKPHLTISEISNLVGYSDHSYFTKVFRKLMGTSPSHYRKK, encoded by the coding sequence ATGGAGACAACTTGCAAAGTTCTGATTGTTGATGATGAGATGCTGGTACGTCAAGGGATTATACATCTCCTGGACTGGAGAAGCGAAGGATTTGAAATTGTCGGGGAGGCTGCGAATGGCAAAGAAGCACTGGAGATGGTCGATTTATTCCAGCCGCATATCATCTTAACTGATGTGGTGATGCCTGTGATGGGCGGAGAGGAATTGACCAGGATCGTTAAGGGAATATATCCGGAAACTGAAATAGTGGTTCTCAGCAGTTTCGGTGAGTTTGAGTACGTCCGTTCAACCTTTAAAAGCGGGGTCGCTGATTATATGTTGAAGCCCAAGCTGGATAAGGTATCCTTGCTGGCTGTATTAAGGAAGACTGCTCAGCGTATACCGGCACTCAAGTATATGGAATGGACAAGTGAAAAAAAACAATCTGTAGATTATTTTCTGGACAAGCTGATTGCCGGGTATCAGAATGACTACCATCCTGCGGAAATAGATTCGATGTTTATCTACCCTTGCTTCGCTTTGCTGATTATAGCGGTGCAAGACAGCTCCTCTGCGATCAAGAGATATGAAGAATGGGTGGAATCCGGCTTGCAGACAGATATTGCACTTCTGGGTAAACCCTTTATCCTCCGCCGGATTTCGCATCAAGATCACTACATTAGATTCTTGCTTAACCTGGAGAGTACGAACAGGCCTGAGGCAATACAGGTTGCTGAACATTTGGCAGAAGCAGGTATCAGGGGGAATATGCCCTTGTGTGTGGCGCTTAGCCGGAACTTCTCTGGAATTGATGAAATTCATGAAGTGTACTCCAATGAAATTTTGAGGATTTTGGATCACCGTTTCTTTCTGCCAAACCGGAATTTATTGGTTGTTAATGAATATACAGAGGACAAAAGTAACGGATCTTTGTTTGATCACGAGGCTTTTAATGCAGAACTGAATCGCCAGGACTTTCACTTGGCCCTTCAACGTCTGAACAGTTATGTTCAGTCAATGCCAGGCAGGATGGATATAGACATGTTTGAGTTCAAATCATTTGTATGCCACAGCCTTTTCAATATTATAGGGACCTTGATGCATTTGCATTATGAAGCCGACGCTCTGGATAAAGGAAAGTATGAATACTTTCGTTTCATTCATGAAGCTGAGCATATTGAGGAAGTGATACCCCTTGTCGAGAAATTCCTGAAAAGTGCGGTGGATTGCGTCGAAAATAAATCAAACCCTCTCGGAATACAAAAAATATTACTGTTCATAGACGAACATTTCTCCAACCCTCTTACCTTAACGGATGTGGCAAAACATTTTCATTTCAATCCGTCTTACTTGTCCAATTATTTTGCGCTCCACAATAAGGAGGGGTTTATAGAATACCTTAACCGGGTGCGCATTGAAAAAGCATGTGTGCTCCTAAGAGAGAAACCACACCTTACCATATCTGAAATAAGCAACCTGGTGGGATACTCCGATCACAGTTACTTCACCAAAGTGTTCCGCAAGCTTATGGGGACCTCGCCCAGTCACTATCGCAAAAAGTAA
- a CDS encoding sensor histidine kinase: MKRQIKKITDQTLFSKIFVVMSISIISVTILTSWVTVQMSQKLFVQTFSITNSKIIEQIKSGLQSTHYSNVNIAINVAQSGAIKSFLTEANGNSLSNFKTTFSMNDQMKRIQSGIGAKNVGIVVVGVNGKSYASNRTYWSGPPGELLRNPITENTWNHNGQMLYSYMAGGIWNSAEPYVVASKELIMPETKKSYGTLFMMIRENEFRKNYASFTSKGNDVIILDQHGLIVSSNRQELLGTESPEILKNARDIQQLGLVSKEMKISDQEVIVLADYLPLYDFYIVNIIDKNTMLNHMLNRKAVIFISAGIIAVAVLVVYFITKRLTKSLRTLVKKMSNVTKKNFHNYMSVTGSYETKQLSKAFNYMLDELNAYVSQLVETQNEQRNAELAALQQQINPHFLYNTLASVNMLVQRGNKEMITETIHSLISLLQNTISNVKETISVEQELLNLKHYVFINQVRYGDQIKVDYFISPDCLSSQVPKLVLQPFIENAFFHAFNIKSAGYIYVVITKERDYLLCEVVDNGDGMELAGDQDTIPSPSSARQLFNGIGIRNVHERILLLYGEEFGVSISSTLGQGTKISIKLPG; the protein is encoded by the coding sequence ATGAAAAGGCAGATCAAAAAAATCACCGATCAAACTTTGTTCAGTAAAATATTCGTTGTTATGTCAATAAGCATTATTTCTGTAACGATATTAACTTCCTGGGTTACGGTGCAGATGTCACAAAAGCTATTCGTGCAGACCTTCAGTATAACGAATTCCAAAATTATTGAGCAGATCAAAAGCGGATTGCAGTCCACTCATTACTCCAACGTAAATATCGCGATCAATGTAGCGCAAAGCGGCGCGATCAAAAGCTTCCTGACTGAAGCGAATGGGAATTCTCTGTCGAACTTCAAAACGACTTTTAGCATGAATGATCAAATGAAACGGATTCAATCAGGCATCGGGGCCAAAAATGTAGGAATTGTTGTTGTGGGTGTTAATGGAAAAAGCTATGCCAGCAACCGCACCTATTGGTCAGGTCCGCCAGGGGAATTGCTGCGCAATCCCATTACGGAGAATACCTGGAATCATAATGGTCAAATGCTGTACAGCTATATGGCAGGCGGCATATGGAACTCCGCAGAGCCCTATGTGGTAGCTTCCAAAGAATTGATTATGCCGGAAACGAAAAAATCGTACGGAACCCTGTTCATGATGATTAGAGAGAATGAATTCCGCAAGAATTATGCCAGCTTTACCAGCAAAGGCAACGATGTGATCATTTTGGATCAGCATGGGCTGATTGTTTCCAGCAACCGGCAAGAACTGCTCGGAACGGAATCGCCCGAGATTTTGAAGAATGCGAGGGATATCCAGCAGTTGGGCCTGGTCAGCAAAGAAATGAAGATTTCAGATCAGGAGGTCATTGTTCTGGCGGATTATTTGCCCCTGTATGATTTTTATATCGTAAATATCATTGATAAGAATACCATGCTTAACCATATGCTCAACCGGAAAGCGGTAATCTTCATTAGTGCCGGCATCATTGCGGTAGCTGTACTCGTGGTGTATTTCATAACGAAGAGACTGACGAAATCTTTACGGACACTGGTTAAGAAAATGTCCAATGTAACCAAAAAGAATTTCCACAATTATATGTCGGTTACCGGCAGCTATGAGACCAAACAACTCAGTAAGGCCTTTAATTATATGCTTGATGAGCTGAATGCATATGTCAGCCAGCTCGTTGAAACGCAGAATGAACAACGAAATGCCGAACTGGCCGCGCTTCAACAGCAAATCAATCCCCATTTTCTGTATAATACGCTGGCGTCTGTTAATATGCTGGTTCAGCGTGGAAATAAAGAGATGATTACGGAAACCATCCATTCGCTTATCTCCCTCTTGCAGAATACAATCAGTAATGTGAAAGAAACGATTTCTGTAGAACAGGAATTGCTGAATCTAAAACATTATGTGTTCATTAATCAGGTACGTTATGGTGATCAGATTAAGGTGGATTACTTCATTTCCCCAGACTGCTTGTCTTCGCAAGTACCCAAGCTTGTCCTCCAGCCTTTCATCGAAAATGCATTTTTTCATGCCTTTAATATAAAAAGTGCCGGCTATATCTATGTAGTCATTACCAAAGAGAGAGATTACCTGCTGTGCGAGGTCGTGGATAATGGTGACGGAATGGAACTCGCTGGCGACCAGGACACCATACCCAGTCCTTCCAGTGCGAGACAGCTTTTCAATGGCATTGGAATCCGCAATGTTCATGAGCGCATATTGCTTTTGTACGGAGAAGAATTCGGGGTATCCATATCCAGTACTCTGGGACAGGGCACCAAGATATCCATTAAACTGCCAGGTTAA
- a CDS encoding ABC transporter substrate-binding protein produces the protein MKRQVSAVLLAGFLLLTACSSKSNDTANSTDSGGNQGSSKEITVWAWDKNFNIAAMNQAKDVYVKDHPDVKINVVEYAQDDIIQKLNTGLNSGTTSGLPNIVLIEDYRAQSFLQTYPDSFQDLTSSITASDFAEYKLGPTSMNGKQYGVPFDSGVAGMYVRTDYLQDAGYTVDDLQDIDWQKYIEIGKAVKEKTGKDMLTQDPNDLGLIRMMIQSAGSWYLKSDGSTPDLKDNAALKEAFQTYKELMSADIVKITSDWNSFLAGFNSGDVASLPSGNWITPSVKAQADQAGKWAVVPLPKLKNTAGSVHASNLGGSSWYVLNSDGKEAAADFLAQTLGSNVDLYQSLVTDVGVIGTYKPASEGDAYKSEDEFFGGQAVVSDFAKWTTEIPKVNYGMHTYAIEDILKVEMRNFLNGSDIDKVLGDAQSQTEAQIK, from the coding sequence ATGAAGAGACAAGTTTCTGCTGTATTACTTGCTGGCTTTTTACTTTTGACGGCTTGTTCAAGCAAATCAAATGACACGGCAAATTCCACCGACAGTGGCGGGAATCAAGGTTCCAGTAAGGAAATTACGGTCTGGGCATGGGACAAGAATTTCAATATCGCGGCGATGAATCAGGCAAAGGATGTGTACGTGAAGGATCATCCCGATGTGAAGATCAACGTTGTTGAATATGCTCAGGATGATATTATTCAAAAGCTCAATACCGGCCTGAATTCGGGAACAACCTCGGGTCTGCCCAATATCGTTCTGATTGAAGATTATCGGGCGCAGAGCTTTTTGCAAACGTATCCGGATTCATTTCAAGATTTAACGTCGTCCATTACGGCATCCGATTTCGCAGAGTACAAACTCGGACCCACGAGCATGAATGGAAAACAATACGGTGTTCCGTTTGATTCCGGCGTAGCGGGGATGTATGTACGTACGGATTATCTGCAGGATGCAGGCTATACGGTCGATGACCTGCAGGATATTGACTGGCAGAAATATATAGAAATCGGTAAAGCGGTAAAGGAAAAAACAGGCAAGGATATGCTGACACAAGATCCGAATGACCTGGGATTAATCCGGATGATGATTCAATCGGCTGGCTCCTGGTATTTGAAAAGTGATGGTTCCACTCCCGATCTGAAGGACAATGCGGCACTGAAGGAAGCCTTCCAGACTTACAAAGAGTTAATGTCTGCCGATATCGTGAAGATCACGTCGGACTGGAATTCATTCCTGGCCGGCTTCAACAGTGGGGACGTCGCATCGCTGCCGTCAGGCAACTGGATTACCCCATCGGTCAAAGCCCAGGCGGATCAAGCCGGCAAGTGGGCAGTCGTTCCGCTTCCGAAGCTGAAGAACACAGCAGGCTCAGTGCACGCTTCCAACCTTGGCGGCAGTTCCTGGTATGTATTGAACAGTGACGGTAAAGAGGCGGCTGCCGATTTTCTTGCCCAAACCCTTGGATCCAATGTTGATCTGTACCAAAGTCTGGTCACTGATGTAGGTGTAATCGGCACTTACAAACCTGCCTCTGAAGGAGATGCTTACAAAAGCGAGGATGAATTCTTTGGAGGGCAGGCAGTTGTTTCCGATTTTGCAAAGTGGACCACTGAGATCCCTAAAGTAAACTATGGTATGCATACGTATGCAATCGAGGATATCCTCAAAGTAGAAATGCGGAATTTCTTGAATGGCTCAGATATTGATAAGGTTTTGGGCGATGCCCAATCCCAGACTGAGGCTCAGATCAAGTAA
- a CDS encoding carbohydrate ABC transporter permease translates to MRNRTKHTGWLFIALAVILISIFYFYPMIQALLLSFKTGAGANLHFDGLSNYKRLFSDKTFFTAVKNTFLFLIIQVPIMIIFAMIISVLLNDSKLRFKGFFRTAIFLPCVTSLVAYSVVFKYLFGNDGLINLALMKIHLLSEPIQWISDPFWAKITIIIAITWRWTGYNMIFFLSSLQNIDHSIYEAARIDGASAVKTFFSITIPLLKPIILFTSITSTIGTLQLFDEIMNITKGGPGNATLSISQYIYNLSFKYTPDFGYAATVSYSIVIMIIVLSFLQIRLAGDDK, encoded by the coding sequence ATGCGTAACCGCACCAAACATACAGGCTGGTTATTTATTGCTCTAGCCGTGATTTTGATTAGCATATTTTATTTTTACCCGATGATTCAGGCGCTACTGCTCTCCTTTAAAACGGGTGCTGGAGCCAATTTACATTTTGATGGTTTAAGCAACTATAAGCGTCTTTTTAGCGACAAGACTTTCTTTACAGCAGTCAAGAATACCTTTCTCTTTCTAATTATTCAAGTCCCTATTATGATTATTTTCGCGATGATTATCTCGGTGCTGCTCAATGACAGCAAGCTGCGGTTTAAGGGCTTTTTCAGGACGGCCATTTTTCTTCCTTGTGTGACCTCGCTTGTTGCTTATTCCGTAGTATTCAAGTATCTGTTCGGGAATGATGGATTGATTAATCTCGCCTTAATGAAGATCCATCTGCTCTCCGAGCCTATCCAATGGATCTCTGACCCGTTTTGGGCAAAAATTACGATTATCATCGCCATTACCTGGCGTTGGACCGGATATAATATGATATTTTTCCTGTCTTCCCTGCAAAACATTGATCATTCCATTTATGAAGCGGCCCGTATTGACGGTGCATCGGCGGTAAAAACATTTTTCTCCATCACGATACCTCTATTAAAACCTATTATTCTCTTTACATCGATTACATCGACTATCGGAACACTGCAATTGTTTGATGAGATTATGAATATTACGAAGGGCGGGCCGGGTAACGCGACCCTCTCCATATCCCAATATATTTACAATCTTTCATTTAAATACACGCCGGACTTTGGCTATGCTGCGACCGTTTCCTATTCCATAGTGATCATGATTATTGTGTTATCTTTCCTTCAAATTAGATTGGCTGGTGATGATAAGTAA
- a CDS encoding carbohydrate ABC transporter permease: MRKLKRTGIYLFLVVVAIVSIFPFLWMIISSTNLSVDVTQGRMLPGSHFIDNFNKLTDSINLLPSMWNSLKIALSTTILALLVASLAGYGFEIYRSKAKDIVFNVLLLSMMIPFAALMVPLYQMFSKLSGTVPIIGINTIAAVILPTFTTAFLIFFFRQNTKMFPRELLEAGRMDGLSELGLFFRVYMPTMKTTYSAGAIITFMSSWNNYLWPLIVLQTPEKRTIPLLVSNLGSSYSPDFGMIMTAIVISTIPTALVFFLMQKQFVAGMVGSVK; the protein is encoded by the coding sequence ATGAGAAAATTGAAGCGTACAGGAATCTATCTCTTTCTAGTGGTTGTCGCAATCGTTTCTATTTTTCCGTTTTTGTGGATGATTATCAGTTCCACCAATCTCTCGGTGGATGTAACCCAGGGCAGAATGCTCCCGGGAAGTCATTTTATCGACAATTTTAACAAACTTACGGATTCCATTAATTTGCTTCCCTCTATGTGGAATTCGCTTAAAATCGCCTTATCCACCACAATCCTGGCATTGCTTGTTGCTTCTCTCGCCGGATACGGCTTTGAAATATACCGGAGCAAAGCGAAGGATATCGTATTCAATGTGCTGCTGCTGTCAATGATGATCCCATTCGCGGCGCTCATGGTTCCGCTGTATCAAATGTTCTCCAAATTGTCGGGCACTGTCCCCATCATTGGGATTAACACGATAGCTGCGGTCATCCTTCCAACATTTACAACAGCATTCCTGATTTTTTTCTTTCGCCAAAATACAAAAATGTTTCCGAGGGAGCTGCTGGAGGCAGGGCGCATGGACGGATTAAGCGAGTTGGGCCTGTTCTTCCGTGTCTATATGCCAACCATGAAAACCACGTATTCAGCCGGTGCGATCATAACCTTCATGTCCAGCTGGAATAATTACTTGTGGCCGCTTATTGTATTGCAGACACCGGAGAAAAGAACCATTCCGCTGCTGGTCTCCAATCTCGGTTCCAGTTACTCTCCGGATTTCGGGATGATCATGACGGCGATTGTAATCTCAACGATTCCTACAGCATTGGTGTTCTTCCTGATGCAGAAACAATTTGTTGCAGGGATGGTGGGTTCAGTTAAATAG
- a CDS encoding S-layer homology domain-containing protein: MNKLIKGISIIVIAILTTLSSISITFAANKPLTDYETHWAKKTIESALASGIMKGYPDGTIRPNNNITRAEFFSLVNNAFGFDKSAPITYSDIKSSNWAYPVIATAQAAGYITGYPDGTIRPGSHISRQEAAVIISRIDSLKPGPEALPFTDASKIAVWSKQAVLSVYSAKIMNGYPDGSFKPVNPITRAETLVTVLRALDARLVPDDTEEMEPPVVPVPPVTGNNGSSPGGNGNGGGGNGGGDGGSYTDVVEYLIAASFTGAFTSDLKVRINGQFITDYSLYYNNELVATTSTGTITTVSNVFSDLSKLKILYNGSYYTSSGKGGSTISEVELLTRASFENALTADLKVKMDDQFITSYSLYYNNAIVAATTDGVITTANNIFGDLSKLKIQYNGAFWTDTDSTVGTW; this comes from the coding sequence ATGAACAAGCTTATAAAAGGAATTTCAATTATTGTAATTGCTATTCTGACCACTCTATCGTCAATATCAATTACATTTGCTGCGAATAAGCCATTAACCGATTACGAGACGCATTGGGCCAAGAAAACTATTGAATCAGCCCTGGCGTCGGGAATTATGAAAGGTTATCCGGATGGAACCATCAGACCGAATAACAATATTACCAGAGCGGAATTTTTCTCTCTTGTAAACAATGCATTCGGTTTTGACAAAAGTGCGCCTATTACGTACAGCGATATTAAAAGCAGCAACTGGGCTTATCCGGTCATCGCCACAGCCCAGGCAGCCGGTTATATTACAGGTTATCCAGATGGCACGATTCGTCCAGGGAGCCATATTTCAAGGCAAGAAGCCGCAGTCATCATAAGCCGTATCGATTCTCTTAAGCCGGGACCGGAAGCGCTCCCTTTTACGGATGCTTCCAAAATTGCCGTGTGGAGCAAGCAGGCTGTCCTTTCCGTATACAGTGCAAAGATTATGAACGGCTACCCGGATGGAAGCTTTAAACCTGTGAACCCGATTACGCGTGCCGAAACTCTCGTGACTGTGCTTAGAGCATTAGATGCCCGTCTTGTTCCGGATGACACGGAAGAAATGGAGCCTCCGGTTGTTCCTGTACCACCCGTGACAGGTAATAACGGCAGTTCTCCAGGTGGTAATGGCAACGGCGGCGGCGGTAATGGCGGGGGCGATGGCGGTTCTTATACCGATGTCGTTGAATATTTGATTGCTGCAAGCTTTACCGGAGCCTTTACCTCCGACTTAAAGGTGAGAATAAACGGTCAGTTTATAACCGATTATTCCCTTTATTACAATAATGAGCTTGTCGCTACCACCTCTACAGGTACAATTACCACGGTGAGCAACGTATTCAGTGATCTGTCCAAATTAAAGATTCTGTATAATGGCTCATACTATACTTCTTCGGGCAAAGGAGGCAGCACAATTAGCGAAGTAGAACTGTTAACCCGGGCGAGTTTTGAAAATGCCTTGACCGCTGACTTGAAGGTGAAAATGGATGATCAATTTATCACAAGCTACTCACTTTACTATAATAATGCAATCGTTGCAGCAACCACTGATGGCGTGATCACAACTGCGAATAATATATTTGGCGATCTGTCGAAATTAAAGATCCAATATAACGGAGCTTTCTGGACAGATACGGATTCGACAGTAGGGACATGGTAG